In a genomic window of Pseudomonas mohnii:
- a CDS encoding hybrid sensor histidine kinase/response regulator → MRWLRIAIGFTVTLLTLLCMLTAQAAQGSGWSVLLDEQGDLQLSDIRSTRYTNQFSPIELDELTAAEPEGALWLRFRLAPGKHEQLLRVFAPDLLHFNMYVLDGDKLIEQSKTGSEQINTDRPLPSSDLMLPLPQSNKPLDVYLRLVSEHQLRPYITLQSAVMTAANQSQTLIYGLLLGCIGMMILHNLIRYAYTRSRSSLWLAASEGCLILSLVLLLNLAGPWLAEWQAVQTPGAYLALLLTAPCGLMFALRFFAPLGFHPLNKVIAGEILLIAISGLLLLFVNTLPLNFITYGLMALAGLTMLFVSAFHWQKGYRPARLFVAAMVVFNLGILIILPALLGLTHIEPHGLITTLLAFICISGLLMSIALSERQRSITEDRFSISRDLAASNAEINAKAEFLAKISHEIRTPMNGVLGMTELLLGTPLSVKQRDYVQTIHSAGNELLTLINEILDISKLESGQIELDDVQFDLNALIEDCLSIFRAKAEQQNVELISFIQPQVPRVISGDPTRLRQTLLSLVENALKKSDEGEILIVVALDERSPKPRLRIAVQDSGEPMDAEERDALMHAELHSKHFLSTNRLGGNLGLVIARQLIRLMHGEFGIKSGTNQGSTLWLTLPLDPDRLEHPTSDLDGPLQGARVLVVDDNDTCRKVLVQQCSAWGLNVSAVPSGKEALALLRTKAHLRDYFDVVLLDQNMPGMTGMQLAAKIKEDPSLNHDILLIMLTGISNAPSKIIARNSGIKRILAKPVAGYTLKTTLADELTQRNKGLAVMQQPLGPPLPIKVPSDFRILVAEDNSISTKVIRGMLGKLNLQPDTASNGEEALQAMKAQRYDLVLMDCEMPVLDGFSATQQLRAWEVGNQRTRTPVVALTAHILAEHKERARQAGMDGHMAKPVELSQLRELIEHWVAQRDQQDRATTPTS, encoded by the coding sequence GTGCGCTGGCTCAGGATTGCCATAGGTTTTACCGTCACTCTGCTGACCTTGCTCTGCATGCTTACGGCTCAGGCCGCACAAGGCAGCGGCTGGTCCGTTTTGCTCGACGAACAGGGCGACCTGCAGCTGAGCGACATCCGTTCCACACGCTATACCAATCAATTCAGCCCTATCGAACTCGATGAGCTCACCGCCGCCGAGCCCGAAGGCGCACTCTGGCTGCGGTTCCGGCTTGCTCCCGGCAAGCATGAACAGTTGCTCCGGGTGTTCGCACCCGATTTGCTGCACTTCAACATGTATGTGCTGGACGGCGACAAGCTGATCGAGCAATCGAAGACCGGCAGCGAACAAATCAATACCGATCGACCTTTGCCCAGCAGCGACCTGATGCTGCCGTTGCCGCAAAGCAACAAGCCTCTCGACGTTTACCTGCGGCTGGTTTCCGAACACCAGCTACGCCCTTACATCACCTTGCAATCAGCGGTCATGACCGCAGCCAACCAGAGCCAGACGCTGATCTACGGCCTGCTGTTGGGCTGCATTGGCATGATGATCCTGCACAACCTCATCCGTTACGCATACACCCGTTCACGCAGCAGCCTGTGGCTGGCGGCATCCGAAGGCTGCCTGATACTCAGCCTGGTCCTGCTGTTGAACCTGGCCGGCCCCTGGCTTGCGGAGTGGCAAGCGGTGCAAACCCCTGGCGCGTACCTCGCCTTGTTGCTGACGGCACCCTGTGGCCTGATGTTTGCGCTACGCTTCTTCGCCCCCCTCGGTTTCCACCCGCTGAACAAAGTGATCGCGGGCGAAATTCTGTTGATCGCGATCTCAGGGCTGCTACTGCTGTTCGTCAACACGCTGCCGTTGAACTTCATCACCTACGGACTGATGGCCCTTGCAGGCTTGACGATGCTGTTCGTCAGCGCCTTCCACTGGCAGAAAGGCTATCGCCCGGCGCGGTTGTTCGTGGCCGCCATGGTGGTGTTCAACCTCGGCATACTGATCATCCTGCCTGCCCTGCTGGGGCTGACCCACATCGAACCCCATGGCCTGATCACCACCCTGCTGGCATTCATTTGCATCAGTGGCCTGCTGATGAGCATCGCCTTGAGCGAGCGCCAGCGCAGCATCACCGAAGACCGCTTCAGCATCAGTCGCGACCTGGCCGCCAGCAACGCCGAAATCAACGCCAAGGCAGAGTTTCTGGCGAAGATCAGCCATGAGATCCGCACCCCGATGAACGGCGTACTGGGGATGACCGAGCTGTTGCTGGGCACGCCACTTTCGGTCAAGCAGCGCGACTACGTGCAGACGATCCATAGCGCCGGCAACGAACTGCTGACGCTGATCAACGAAATTCTCGACATCTCCAAGCTCGAATCCGGACAGATCGAACTGGACGATGTGCAATTCGACCTCAACGCCCTGATCGAAGACTGCCTGAGCATCTTCCGCGCCAAGGCCGAACAGCAGAACGTCGAATTGATCAGCTTCATCCAGCCTCAAGTGCCGCGGGTCATCAGCGGTGATCCGACACGTTTGCGCCAGACCCTGTTGAGCCTGGTTGAAAACGCCCTTAAAAAATCCGATGAAGGCGAAATCCTGATCGTCGTCGCGCTCGACGAACGCAGTCCCAAACCACGCCTGCGCATTGCCGTACAGGACAGCGGCGAACCCATGGACGCTGAAGAGCGTGACGCGCTGATGCACGCCGAATTGCACAGCAAGCATTTCCTCTCGACCAACCGGCTGGGCGGTAATCTGGGCCTTGTCATTGCCCGTCAGTTGATTCGCCTGATGCACGGCGAGTTCGGCATCAAGAGTGGCACCAACCAGGGCAGCACACTGTGGCTGACCTTGCCGCTGGACCCTGACCGTCTCGAGCACCCGACTTCCGACCTCGACGGTCCGTTGCAGGGCGCACGGGTGTTGGTGGTGGACGACAACGACACCTGCCGCAAAGTGCTGGTGCAGCAATGCAGCGCCTGGGGCCTGAACGTCAGCGCCGTACCCTCCGGCAAGGAAGCGCTGGCCTTACTGCGCACCAAGGCGCACCTGCGCGACTACTTCGACGTGGTCCTGCTGGACCAGAACATGCCCGGCATGACCGGCATGCAACTGGCCGCCAAGATCAAGGAAGACCCGAGCCTGAACCATGACATCCTGCTGATCATGCTCACCGGCATCAGCAATGCGCCGAGCAAGATCATCGCACGCAACTCAGGAATCAAACGCATCCTCGCCAAACCCGTGGCCGGTTACACCCTCAAGACAACCCTGGCCGACGAGTTGACCCAGCGCAACAAGGGCCTCGCCGTGATGCAGCAGCCATTGGGTCCACCTCTGCCGATCAAGGTCCCCAGCGATTTCCGCATTCTGGTGGCCGAAGACAACAGCATCTCGACCAAGGTCATCCGCGGCATGTTGGGCAAGCTCAACCTGCAACCGGACACCGCCAGCAATGGCGAAGAAGCCCTGCAAGCCATGAAGGCCCAGCGTTATGACCTGGTACTGATGGATTGCGAGATGCCGGTCCTCGATGGCTTCTCGGCCACCCAGCAATTGCGTGCCTGGGAAGTCGGCAACCAGCGCACTCGCACGCCCGTGGTGGCATTGACCGCGCACATTCTCGCCGAGCACAAGGAGCGCGCGCGCCAGGCCGGCATGGACGGACACATGGCCAAACCCGTCGAATTGTCGCAATTGCGCGAACTGATCGAACACTGGGTTGCCCAGCGTGATCAACAAGACCGCGCCACGACCCCAACGTCCTGA
- a CDS encoding MarC family protein, which yields MLHVLFSVYLKMLVLYSPFFVLSCFISLTRGYSRKEQRRLAWKVAIATLVSSVLLYLFGRVIFSVFGITVDAFRIGAGSVLFISALGMAQGKSAVQTDNVQQDVTIVPLTIPLTVGPGTIGALLVMGVSQPHWDDKLTAILSIALASFTVGVVLYLANHIERILGDQGLQIVSRLMGLFVCALAAQIIFTGVKGYLIP from the coding sequence ATGCTTCACGTGTTGTTCAGTGTTTACCTGAAGATGCTGGTGCTCTACAGCCCGTTCTTCGTATTGTCCTGCTTCATCAGTCTCACCCGCGGTTACTCGCGCAAGGAACAGCGTCGCCTGGCCTGGAAAGTGGCAATCGCCACGCTGGTTTCCAGCGTCTTGCTGTACCTGTTCGGGAGAGTGATTTTCAGCGTCTTCGGCATCACTGTGGATGCGTTCCGCATCGGTGCCGGTAGCGTGCTGTTCATCTCGGCACTCGGCATGGCGCAAGGCAAGTCGGCAGTGCAAACCGACAACGTGCAACAGGACGTGACCATCGTCCCGCTGACCATCCCGCTTACGGTCGGCCCCGGCACCATCGGTGCCTTGCTGGTCATGGGTGTAAGCCAGCCGCACTGGGACGACAAGCTCACCGCAATCCTCAGTATTGCCCTGGCCAGTTTCACGGTCGGCGTGGTGCTGTACCTGGCCAATCATATCGAGCGCATTCTCGGCGACCAGGGATTGCAGATCGTCAGCCGGTTGATGGGGTTGTTCGTGTGTGCGTTGGCGGCGCAGATTATTTTCACCGGGGTCAAGGGCTATCTGATTCCTTGA